A window of Xylophilus sp. GW821-FHT01B05 contains these coding sequences:
- a CDS encoding phosphomannomutase/phosphoglucomutase — protein sequence MPFASSIFKAYDIRGIVPSTLDESVARALGRAFGAAALALGEKAVAVGRDGRLSGPALAQALIEGLVQSGVEVIDVGAVTTPMLYFAASTLCNSGIQVTGSHNPKDYNGFKMVLAGKAIYGEEIQGLRHTMDADSAPTQPGGSARQVDVFDAYIKRIAGDIKLARPIKVVVDSGNGIAGASAPAVFRAIGCEVIELFSEVDGNFPNHHPDPSKPENLKDVIAKLQSTDAELGLAFDGDGDRLGIVTKDGQNIFPDRQMMLFAQDVLSRVPGGDIIFDVKCTQRLAPAIEAAGGKATMYKTGHSLIKAKMRETGSPLGGEMSGHIFFKERWYGFDDGTYAGCRLLEILSKHPDASAVLNALPTSFSTPELNVSCAEGEPHVLVQKLIETAQFDAPAKVSTIDGVRVDWPDGFGLIRASNTMPVLVLRFEGHTPEALHRIEEAMLALLKSVKPDAQVGAAAH from the coding sequence ATGCCATTTGCTTCGTCCATCTTCAAGGCCTACGACATCCGCGGCATCGTGCCCTCTACGCTCGACGAGTCCGTTGCCCGCGCGCTGGGCCGGGCCTTTGGCGCTGCTGCGCTGGCCCTGGGCGAAAAGGCCGTGGCCGTGGGCCGCGATGGCCGCCTGAGCGGCCCGGCGTTGGCCCAGGCGCTGATCGAGGGCCTGGTGCAATCAGGCGTCGAGGTGATCGACGTGGGCGCGGTCACCACGCCCATGCTGTACTTCGCGGCCAGCACGCTGTGCAACAGCGGCATCCAGGTCACCGGCAGCCACAACCCCAAGGACTACAACGGCTTCAAGATGGTGCTGGCCGGCAAGGCCATCTACGGCGAAGAGATCCAGGGCCTGCGCCACACCATGGACGCCGACAGCGCGCCCACGCAGCCCGGCGGCAGCGCGCGCCAGGTGGACGTGTTTGATGCCTACATCAAGCGCATTGCCGGCGACATCAAGCTGGCCCGCCCGATCAAGGTGGTGGTCGATTCGGGCAACGGCATTGCCGGAGCGTCGGCGCCGGCGGTGTTCCGCGCCATTGGCTGCGAGGTGATCGAGCTGTTCAGCGAGGTCGACGGCAACTTCCCCAACCACCACCCAGACCCCAGCAAGCCAGAGAACCTGAAGGACGTGATCGCCAAGCTGCAGTCCACCGACGCCGAGCTGGGCCTGGCCTTTGACGGCGACGGCGACCGCCTGGGCATCGTCACCAAGGACGGCCAGAACATCTTCCCCGACCGCCAGATGATGCTGTTTGCGCAAGACGTGCTCAGCCGCGTGCCGGGCGGCGACATCATCTTTGACGTCAAGTGCACGCAGCGCCTGGCGCCCGCCATCGAGGCGGCCGGCGGCAAGGCCACCATGTACAAGACCGGCCATTCGCTGATCAAGGCCAAGATGCGCGAAACCGGCTCGCCGCTGGGCGGCGAAATGAGCGGCCACATCTTCTTCAAGGAGCGCTGGTATGGCTTCGACGACGGCACCTACGCCGGCTGCCGCCTGCTGGAAATCCTGAGCAAGCACCCCGACGCCAGCGCCGTGCTCAACGCACTGCCCACCAGCTTCTCGACCCCTGAACTGAACGTGAGCTGCGCCGAGGGCGAGCCGCACGTGCTGGTGCAAAAGCTGATCGAGACGGCCCAATTCGATGCGCCGGCCAAGGTATCCACCATCGACGGCGTGCGCGTCGATTGGCCAGACGGCTTTGGCCTGATCCGCGCCTCCAACACCATGCCGGTGCTGGTGCTGCGCTTCGAGGGCCACACGCCAGAGGCCCTGCACCGCATCGAAGAAGCGATGCTGGCCTTGCTCAAGAGCGTGAAGCCCGACGCGCAGGTTGGCGCTGCGGCGCACTGA
- a CDS encoding AlkA N-terminal domain-containing protein gives MSPATTPPDADACYRALLARDARFDGRFFTAVTSTGIYCRPVCRVRTPLRSNCRFFVHAAQAEHAGFRPCLRCRPELAPADVAWSTQDAAAILAQEAARQLDDPACWRADGDAAGTPVARLAARLGISDRHLRRVFEAQFGVSPLQYLQTRRLLAAKQLLTDTSLPIAGVAEASGFGSLRRLQAAFGTRYGLSPAALRRGDGKGGSGGAEVRLAYRPPYAVEGTLEFLRRRALGGVEAVQDASFVRVLAVDGATGWLQLRFDTERCHALLRVSDTLCPALPALIHQVRAWFDLDADPAAIDAALQPHFPGMEGWRVPGGASGFELAVRAVLGQQITVAAARTLGSRLVQHFGTPVATPFEGIDRLFPTPAVLATAEGDALGALGIVRQRQAAIVALARAVAEGRLALEPGSPPAPTIATLLTLPGIGPWTAQYIAMRALRWPDAFPAGDVALQQALGVRDAPNPARAAEAASQAWRPWRSYAVLRAWHSPQLAPDKSKTIAKSPSKTRAKALKDHAIRP, from the coding sequence ATGAGCCCCGCAACCACCCCGCCCGATGCCGACGCCTGCTACCGCGCGCTGCTGGCGCGGGACGCGCGCTTTGATGGCCGCTTCTTCACCGCCGTGACCTCCACCGGCATCTACTGCCGGCCGGTGTGCCGCGTGCGCACGCCGCTGCGCAGCAACTGCCGCTTCTTTGTGCATGCGGCCCAGGCCGAGCACGCCGGCTTTCGCCCCTGCCTGCGCTGCCGCCCGGAACTGGCCCCGGCCGATGTGGCCTGGTCGACCCAGGACGCGGCCGCCATCCTGGCGCAAGAGGCGGCGCGCCAGTTGGACGACCCAGCCTGCTGGCGTGCCGACGGTGACGCCGCAGGCACGCCCGTGGCCCGGCTGGCGGCGCGCCTGGGCATCAGCGACCGGCACCTGCGCCGGGTGTTCGAGGCGCAATTTGGCGTATCGCCCCTGCAATATCTGCAGACGCGCCGGCTGCTGGCCGCCAAGCAATTGCTGACCGACACCAGCTTGCCGATTGCCGGCGTGGCCGAGGCCAGCGGCTTTGGCAGCCTGCGGCGCCTGCAAGCCGCCTTTGGCACGCGCTACGGCCTGAGCCCCGCAGCGCTGCGGCGCGGCGATGGCAAAGGCGGCAGTGGCGGGGCCGAAGTGCGGCTGGCCTACCGGCCGCCCTATGCGGTGGAGGGCACGCTGGAATTTTTGCGCCGCCGCGCACTGGGCGGGGTCGAGGCGGTGCAAGACGCATCTTTCGTACGCGTGCTGGCCGTGGACGGCGCCACCGGCTGGCTGCAACTGCGCTTCGACACCGAGCGCTGCCATGCGCTGCTGCGCGTGTCCGACACCCTGTGCCCCGCCCTGCCCGCACTCATCCACCAGGTGCGCGCCTGGTTCGACCTGGATGCCGACCCAGCCGCCATCGATGCCGCACTGCAGCCGCACTTCCCCGGCATGGAAGGCTGGCGCGTGCCCGGCGGCGCCAGCGGCTTTGAGCTGGCCGTGCGCGCCGTGCTGGGCCAGCAGATCACGGTGGCCGCCGCGCGCACGCTGGGCTCGCGGCTGGTGCAGCACTTTGGCACGCCGGTGGCCACGCCCTTCGAAGGCATAGACCGGCTGTTTCCCACGCCCGCCGTGCTGGCCACGGCCGAGGGCGATGCCTTGGGCGCGCTGGGCATCGTGCGCCAGCGCCAGGCCGCCATCGTGGCGCTGGCGCGTGCCGTGGCCGAGGGCCGGCTGGCGCTGGAGCCCGGCAGCCCGCCCGCGCCCACGATTGCCACACTGCTCACCCTGCCCGGCATTGGCCCCTGGACGGCGCAGTACATCGCCATGCGCGCGCTGCGCTGGCCTGATGCCTTTCCGGCCGGTGACGTGGCCCTGCAGCAGGCGCTGGGTGTGCGCGATGCGCCCAACCCGGCCCGCGCCGCGGAAGCCGCCTCGCAGGCCTGGCGGCCCTGGCGCAGCTATGCGGTGCTGCGTGCCTGGCACAGCCCGCAGCTGGCGCCTGATAAATCAAAAACCATAGCTAAGAGTCCAAGTAAAACAAGGGCAAAAGCCCTAAAAGACCATGCAATACGCCCCTGA
- a CDS encoding DMT family transporter, whose amino-acid sequence MSTTTNTAPQAWLGDFLLLSAIWGSSFLFMRWAAPEFGPITTAGIRVSVAALVLLPLLLARGMGGTLRQHWRPVLFAGVLNSAIPFALYSYAVLSITTGLASILNATVPLFGAAVAWAWLGDRLGWLRWCGLAIGFAGVVLLASGSTSLHAGSSGLWAVLACLGASCCYGLAASFAKRHLGGIPPVVTATGSQIGAALGLALPAIWFWPERMPGPRAWAAVLAIAVLCTALAYLLYFRLIERAGPSRAVAVTFLAPVFALAYGAALLSEPVTAWMVGSGVVIMAGTLLSTGLVRRRSLPEAPPIGQTIK is encoded by the coding sequence ATGAGCACCACTACCAACACAGCGCCCCAGGCCTGGCTGGGCGACTTCCTGCTGCTCTCGGCCATCTGGGGCAGCTCCTTCCTGTTCATGCGCTGGGCCGCGCCCGAGTTCGGCCCCATCACCACGGCCGGCATACGCGTCAGCGTGGCCGCGCTGGTGCTGCTGCCCTTGCTGCTGGCGCGCGGCATGGGCGGCACGCTGCGCCAGCACTGGCGGCCGGTGCTGTTTGCCGGCGTGCTCAATTCGGCGATTCCGTTTGCGCTGTATTCCTACGCTGTGCTGTCGATCACCACCGGCCTGGCCTCGATCCTGAACGCCACGGTGCCGCTGTTTGGCGCGGCGGTGGCCTGGGCCTGGCTGGGCGACCGGTTGGGCTGGCTGCGCTGGTGCGGCCTGGCCATAGGCTTTGCCGGCGTGGTGCTGCTGGCCAGCGGCAGCACCAGCCTGCACGCGGGCAGCAGCGGGTTGTGGGCGGTGCTGGCCTGCCTGGGCGCCTCTTGCTGCTATGGCCTGGCCGCCAGCTTTGCCAAGCGGCACCTGGGCGGCATACCGCCGGTGGTGACAGCCACTGGCAGCCAGATCGGCGCGGCGCTGGGCCTGGCCCTGCCCGCTATCTGGTTCTGGCCAGAGCGCATGCCCGGCCCGCGCGCCTGGGCCGCGGTGCTGGCGATTGCCGTGCTGTGCACGGCGCTGGCCTACCTGCTGTACTTTCGCCTGATAGAGCGCGCCGGCCCCAGCCGCGCGGTGGCGGTGACCTTCCTGGCCCCCGTGTTTGCGCTGGCTTATGGCGCGGCGCTATTGAGCGAGCCAGTCACCGCATGGATGGTCGGCAGCGGCGTGGTCATCATGGCCGGCACGCTGCTGTCTACCGGACTGGTGCGGCGGCGGTCCCTCCCAGAAGCCCCGCCTATCGGCCAAACTATTAAATAG
- a CDS encoding methylated-DNA--[protein]-cysteine S-methyltransferase — MQYAPDTVQRRWASPLGAARLAATPRGLAGFWFEQQRHWPAALLDGAQACPEHPGAHAVLDAAEAQLADYFAGRLTHFTVPLELPGATPFQHEVWQALLALPLGRTSSYGALATGIGRPAAVRAVGAAVGRNPLSIIVPCHRVLGSNGGLTGYAGGLDRKAALLALEARPA; from the coding sequence ATGCAATACGCCCCTGACACCGTTCAACGCCGCTGGGCCAGCCCGCTCGGCGCCGCCCGCCTGGCCGCCACGCCACGAGGCCTGGCCGGCTTCTGGTTCGAGCAGCAGCGCCACTGGCCCGCAGCGCTGCTGGACGGCGCACAGGCCTGCCCCGAGCACCCCGGCGCCCACGCCGTGCTGGACGCTGCCGAGGCGCAACTGGCCGACTACTTCGCCGGCCGGCTCACGCACTTCACCGTGCCGCTGGAGCTGCCCGGCGCCACGCCCTTCCAGCACGAGGTCTGGCAGGCCCTGCTGGCTTTGCCGCTGGGCCGCACCAGCAGCTACGGCGCGCTGGCCACCGGCATCGGCCGGCCGGCTGCGGTGCGCGCCGTGGGCGCGGCGGTGGGGCGCAACCCGCTCTCCATCATCGTGCCCTGCCACCGCGTGCTGGGCAGCAATGGCGGGCTGACTGGCTACGCCGGCGGGCTGGACCGCAAGGCGGCGCTGCTGGCGCTGGAGGCGCGGCCTGCATGA
- a CDS encoding DUF86 domain-containing protein, whose product MTRDQQRLADYLAHIIEAIERIERYTGDMVELAFLNNQLVQDAVIRNFEIIGEASNNIEKHYPDFAAAHPELPLSFAYQMRNAVAHGYFKVDFEIVWKTIYRDLPGLCSQIRDAQSGVRNQDAEGMEP is encoded by the coding sequence ATGACCCGTGACCAGCAGCGCCTTGCCGACTATCTGGCCCACATCATCGAGGCCATCGAACGCATCGAGCGCTACACCGGGGACATGGTCGAGCTGGCATTCCTGAACAACCAGTTGGTGCAGGACGCCGTGATCCGTAATTTCGAGATCATCGGCGAGGCCAGTAACAACATCGAGAAGCACTACCCCGACTTTGCGGCTGCGCATCCCGAACTCCCTCTGTCGTTCGCCTACCAGATGCGTAACGCAGTAGCGCACGGCTATTTCAAGGTGGACTTTGAAATCGTCTGGAAGACGATCTACCGCGATCTTCCCGGCTTGTGCTCCCAGATTCGGGATGCGCAGTCTGGCGTCCGCAACCAAGATGCTGAAGGGATGGAGCCGTGA
- a CDS encoding DUF1345 domain-containing protein, with amino-acid sequence MGLRHHFTETTGPQRLAYAALIGVLVALAPLPLKPAAHGLLAWVCAGVVDLALAWQLARGFGVERIRARAQAQDQSAVVLFLAMVVALCASVAAIGTLLLQSHDLPPGQRSAHLMLALLALVVSWFWIHTLFAFRYAHLYYQHEAHAGHGASAKERANRAGLDFPGGQDPDYLDFLYYAVVVGMAAQVSDVQVTSRPMRRLTTVHGLISFAFNMLLLALGVNLAAAAF; translated from the coding sequence ATGGGCCTACGCCACCACTTCACCGAAACCACCGGCCCCCAGCGCCTGGCCTATGCCGCCCTGATCGGCGTCTTGGTGGCCCTGGCGCCGCTGCCATTGAAGCCGGCCGCGCATGGCCTGCTGGCCTGGGTGTGTGCCGGTGTGGTGGACCTGGCGCTGGCCTGGCAATTGGCGCGGGGCTTTGGCGTGGAGCGGATTCGGGCACGTGCGCAGGCGCAAGACCAGTCGGCGGTGGTGCTGTTTCTGGCGATGGTGGTGGCGCTGTGCGCCAGCGTGGCGGCGATTGGCACGCTGCTGTTGCAAAGCCATGACCTGCCGCCGGGGCAGCGCTCGGCCCATCTGATGCTGGCGCTGCTGGCCTTGGTGGTGTCGTGGTTCTGGATTCACACGCTGTTTGCGTTTCGCTATGCCCACCTCTATTACCAGCACGAGGCGCATGCCGGCCACGGCGCAAGCGCCAAGGAGCGGGCCAATCGTGCCGGTTTGGATTTCCCCGGCGGGCAGGACCCGGACTACCTCGACTTTCTTTATTACGCGGTAGTGGTCGGCATGGCGGCGCAGGTGTCTGACGTGCAGGTGACCTCGCGGCCCATGCGCCGGCTGACCACGGTGCATGGGCTGATTTCCTTTGCCTTCAACATGCTGCTGCTGGCCTTGGGGGTGAACCTGGCGGCGGCGGCGTTTTAG
- a CDS encoding nucleotidyltransferase family protein yields the protein MKPSEALASNRAAIRRVVESHRARNARVFGSVLHGQDTESSDLDILIDPTPETTLFDIGAIRHELGKLLGVPVDVLTPNALPDNFRAAVLAEARPV from the coding sequence ATGAAGCCCTCTGAAGCCTTGGCATCGAACCGTGCCGCGATCCGGCGCGTGGTCGAGTCGCATCGCGCCCGGAATGCGCGGGTGTTTGGCTCCGTCCTGCATGGCCAGGACACGGAAAGCAGCGATCTGGATATCCTCATCGACCCGACGCCCGAGACGACCTTGTTCGATATCGGCGCGATCCGCCACGAACTTGGCAAGCTGCTGGGCGTGCCGGTGGACGTGCTGACCCCCAATGCCTTGCCCGACAACTTCCGGGCCGCAGTGCTCGCCGAGGCGCGGCCCGTATGA
- a CDS encoding rhodanese-like domain-containing protein — MTPASIPQLRPSELDAWLAATGSPAPVVLDVREPWELQTASVQPAPGFRVVAVPMNEIPGRLAELDPATPVACLCHHGARSQRVAVFLAQQEFEQVANIAGGIDAWSIERDAAVPRY, encoded by the coding sequence ATGACACCCGCGTCCATTCCCCAGCTCCGCCCGTCCGAACTCGATGCATGGCTGGCCGCCACCGGCAGCCCTGCGCCTGTGGTGCTGGACGTGCGCGAGCCCTGGGAGCTGCAGACTGCCAGCGTGCAGCCTGCGCCCGGCTTTCGCGTGGTGGCCGTGCCCATGAACGAGATCCCGGGCCGGCTCGCCGAGCTGGACCCGGCCACGCCTGTTGCCTGCCTGTGCCACCACGGCGCACGCAGCCAGCGCGTGGCGGTGTTCCTGGCGCAGCAGGAGTTTGAGCAGGTGGCCAATATCGCCGGCGGCATCGACGCCTGGTCGATCGAACGCGACGCGGCTGTGCCGCGGTATTGA
- a CDS encoding NIPSNAP family protein: MITCHLRYVLDPTKIQEFEHYGRVWIPLVKKFGGIHHGYLLPSEGASNIALASFSFPSLAAYEEYRTKSFDDPECQAAFRYAEETRCFLSYERTFFRPVFE; encoded by the coding sequence ATGATCACCTGCCACCTTCGCTATGTCCTCGACCCGACCAAGATCCAGGAGTTCGAGCACTACGGCCGGGTCTGGATTCCACTCGTGAAGAAGTTCGGCGGCATCCACCACGGCTACCTGCTGCCCTCGGAAGGCGCCAGCAATATCGCGCTGGCCTCCTTCTCGTTTCCGTCCCTGGCGGCCTACGAGGAGTACCGGACAAAGTCCTTCGATGACCCGGAGTGCCAGGCGGCGTTCAGGTATGCGGAGGAAACGCGCTGCTTCCTCAGCTACGAGCGCACGTTTTTTCGGCCGGTGTTTGAGTGA
- a CDS encoding 3-deoxy-D-manno-octulosonic acid transferase, whose amino-acid sequence MRLTGSLARAAYSAATWFAQPLLRRKLRRRAITEPGYGEAVEERFGRYSAELAQWVGTAGGPIVWVHAVSLGETRAAAVLITALRERLPGMRLLLTHGTATGRAEGLRLLQEGDRQVWQPWDTPGAVRCFLRTFKPALGLLMETEVWPNLVAGCRAQGVPLALANARLNARSLRQAQRLAVLSRAAYGDLAAVWAQTPDDAERLRALGAPVRGVFGNLKFDAKPDATQLARGQQLRAQAGRPVLLFASSREGEEAMWLQALQKFKENMPLAQSQPGLLAINNVVQWLLVPRHPQRFDAVERLLLEQGIAVSRRSTWQDGVPPPGNTVWLGNSLGEMAAYYAMADVALLGGSFAPLGGQNLIEAAACGCPVVMGPSTFNFSEAATLAEAAGAALRVADMADAVLQATELALDAPRQQTTANAATAFAAAHRGAAARTADAALALLRVQKPTAR is encoded by the coding sequence ATGCGCCTGACCGGCTCGCTGGCCCGCGCCGCCTACTCGGCCGCCACGTGGTTCGCCCAGCCGCTGCTGCGGCGCAAGCTGCGCCGGCGCGCCATCACCGAGCCAGGCTATGGCGAGGCGGTGGAAGAGCGCTTTGGACGCTATTCAGCAGAGCTGGCGCAATGGGTCGGCACCGCGGGCGGCCCCATCGTCTGGGTGCATGCCGTGTCTCTGGGCGAAACCCGCGCCGCCGCCGTCCTGATCACCGCACTGCGCGAGCGCCTGCCCGGCATGCGCCTGCTGCTGACCCACGGCACGGCCACCGGCCGCGCCGAAGGCCTGCGCCTGCTGCAAGAGGGCGACCGGCAGGTCTGGCAGCCTTGGGACACCCCAGGCGCGGTGCGTTGCTTTCTGCGCACCTTCAAGCCTGCGCTGGGCCTGCTGATGGAGACAGAAGTCTGGCCCAACCTGGTCGCCGGCTGCCGCGCCCAGGGCGTGCCGCTGGCACTGGCCAATGCGCGGCTCAATGCACGTTCATTGCGCCAGGCGCAGCGGCTGGCCGTGCTGTCGCGCGCCGCCTATGGCGACTTGGCGGCGGTATGGGCGCAGACCCCGGATGATGCCGAACGCCTGCGCGCCCTGGGCGCGCCGGTGCGGGGCGTGTTCGGCAACCTCAAGTTCGACGCCAAGCCTGATGCGACGCAGCTGGCGCGCGGCCAGCAACTGCGCGCGCAGGCCGGGCGGCCGGTGCTGCTGTTTGCCAGCTCCCGCGAGGGCGAAGAGGCGATGTGGCTGCAGGCTTTGCAGAAATTTAAAGAAAATATGCCTCTAGCCCAGTCGCAGCCTGGGCTGTTAGCTATCAATAACGTAGTGCAGTGGCTGCTGGTGCCGCGCCATCCGCAGCGCTTCGATGCGGTCGAGCGCTTGCTGCTGGAGCAGGGCATTGCCGTGTCGCGCCGCAGCACCTGGCAAGACGGCGTGCCGCCGCCAGGCAACACCGTCTGGCTGGGCAATTCGCTGGGCGAGATGGCCGCCTACTACGCCATGGCCGACGTGGCCCTGCTGGGCGGCAGCTTTGCGCCCCTGGGCGGGCAGAACCTGATCGAGGCCGCGGCCTGCGGCTGCCCGGTGGTGATGGGCCCCTCCACCTTCAACTTCTCGGAAGCCGCCACATTGGCCGAGGCCGCAGGCGCGGCCTTGCGGGTGGCGGATATGGCGGATGCGGTGCTACAGGCGACGGAACTGGCCCTGGATGCCCCACGCCAGCAAACCACCGCCAACGCCGCCACCGCCTTTGCCGCCGCCCACCGCGGCGCGGCGGCGCGCACGGCGGATGCCGCGCTGGCCCTGCTCAGGGTGCAGAAGCCAACAGCGCGTTGA
- a CDS encoding TolC family outer membrane protein, whose product MTPFRTLALSFALAAAGLHSASAQSLTEVYDAARSYDAGFQSAQAAYDAAESRSQQLRAGLLPQVGLQMGVSRAPTDVRVQGLPNTNYNVVTQTAGISATQPLYRPANAISYEQGQRQVDVYRAALDAAGQDLMVRTSQAYFDVLGAQDTLAFVRAQKAAVAEQLASAKRNFDVGTATITDSREAQARYDLVVAQEIATENDLQVKRLALDQLVGRTGIVPRPLVATGALADLQPQALERWVEQSQDTQPSVRQARLALEVAQLDVKKAEAAHLPTVDLTAGYSAARYPNGTTTVPAHFNANGGSIGVQLNVPIFAGFSIQNRVRETLSLEEKARADLDTALRGVAQNTRALFFGAVSSAGQVKALEAAEASSQSSLEANQLGYQVGVRINIDVLNAQSQLYQTKRDLAQARYNLLLSSLRLRQAAGTLAPQDLYNINALLAPAL is encoded by the coding sequence ATGACGCCATTCCGCACGCTCGCCCTGTCCTTTGCCCTTGCTGCCGCCGGCCTTCACAGCGCCTCGGCGCAAAGCCTGACGGAGGTCTATGACGCGGCGCGCAGCTATGACGCGGGCTTTCAGTCGGCGCAGGCGGCCTATGACGCGGCCGAGAGCCGGTCCCAGCAACTGCGCGCCGGCTTGCTGCCACAGGTGGGCCTGCAAATGGGCGTATCGCGCGCCCCGACCGACGTGCGCGTGCAGGGCCTGCCCAACACCAACTACAACGTCGTCACCCAGACTGCAGGCATCAGCGCCACGCAGCCGCTGTACCGGCCGGCCAATGCCATCAGCTACGAGCAGGGGCAGCGCCAGGTGGATGTCTACCGCGCCGCACTCGATGCGGCCGGGCAAGACCTGATGGTGCGCACCAGCCAGGCGTATTTCGACGTGCTGGGCGCGCAAGACACGCTGGCCTTCGTGCGGGCGCAAAAGGCCGCCGTGGCCGAGCAGTTGGCCTCGGCCAAGCGCAATTTCGACGTAGGCACCGCCACCATCACCGACTCGCGCGAGGCGCAGGCCCGCTACGACCTGGTGGTGGCGCAAGAGATCGCCACCGAGAACGACCTGCAGGTCAAGCGCCTGGCGCTGGACCAACTGGTGGGCCGCACCGGCATCGTGCCGCGCCCGCTTGTCGCCACCGGCGCGCTGGCCGACCTGCAGCCGCAGGCGCTGGAGCGCTGGGTGGAGCAATCGCAAGACACCCAGCCCTCGGTGCGCCAGGCACGGCTGGCACTGGAAGTGGCCCAGCTGGACGTGAAGAAGGCAGAGGCCGCCCACCTGCCCACGGTGGACCTGACGGCCGGCTACAGCGCGGCGCGCTACCCCAACGGCACGACCACCGTGCCGGCCCATTTCAATGCCAACGGCGGCAGCATTGGCGTGCAGCTCAATGTGCCGATCTTTGCCGGTTTCTCGATCCAGAACCGGGTGCGCGAGACGCTGTCGCTGGAAGAAAAGGCCCGTGCCGACCTGGACACGGCACTGCGCGGTGTCGCGCAGAACACGCGCGCCCTGTTCTTTGGCGCGGTGTCCAGCGCCGGCCAGGTCAAGGCGCTGGAAGCGGCCGAGGCCTCCAGCCAAAGCTCGCTGGAGGCCAACCAGTTGGGCTACCAGGTGGGCGTGCGCATCAACATCGATGTGCTCAACGCGCAAAGCCAGCTCTACCAGACCAAGCGCGACCTGGCCCAGGCCCGCTACAACCTGCTGCTGTCCAGCCTGCGGCTGCGCCAGGCGGCCGGCACGCTGGCGCCGCAAGACCTCTACAACATCAACGCGCTGCTGGCTCCGGCGCTCTGA